In Myxococcus stipitatus, the following are encoded in one genomic region:
- a CDS encoding response regulator: MGRDEEQTQSSTWPWPVEVEPGRKARVLVAEDQPEMRALLLRALKRRGYEVVEASDGPGLVQAIIDGLLANQTQVPDLIITDVRMPGYSGLEVVARLRREGWKTPVILITAFGDAQLHQEAEQLGAARVLDKPFAMEDLCGAAEALVPPVR; the protein is encoded by the coding sequence ATGGGGCGCGACGAGGAGCAGACGCAGTCGAGCACGTGGCCGTGGCCGGTGGAGGTGGAGCCGGGGCGCAAGGCGCGGGTGTTGGTGGCGGAGGACCAGCCGGAGATGCGAGCGCTCCTGCTTCGGGCGCTGAAGCGCAGGGGCTACGAGGTGGTGGAGGCCTCGGATGGGCCGGGGCTGGTGCAGGCCATCATCGATGGGCTCCTGGCGAACCAGACGCAGGTGCCGGACCTCATCATCACGGATGTGCGGATGCCGGGGTACTCGGGCCTGGAGGTGGTGGCGCGGTTGCGGCGGGAGGGTTGGAAGACGCCGGTCATCTTGATTACGGCGTTCGGGGATGCGCAGCTGCACCAGGAAGCGGAGCAGCTGGGGGCGGCGAGGGTGTTGGACAAGCCGTTCGCGATGGAGGACTTGTGTGGCGCGGCGGAGGCGCTCGTTCCGCCGGTCCGTTGA
- a CDS encoding DUF1428 domain-containing protein produces MAYVDGFLLPVPTKNVADYRKLSRKAGKVWMEYGALQYLECVADDLDDERRAMFGRSVKLKPGETVVFSWILYKSRADRNRINKKVMADPRMKVPDSMPFDSKRMVWGGFKALVQF; encoded by the coding sequence ATGGCCTACGTCGATGGTTTCCTGCTGCCAGTCCCCACGAAGAACGTCGCCGACTACCGCAAACTGTCTCGCAAGGCGGGCAAGGTCTGGATGGAGTACGGCGCCCTCCAGTACCTCGAGTGCGTCGCGGATGACCTCGATGACGAGCGTCGGGCCATGTTCGGTAGGAGCGTGAAGTTGAAGCCAGGAGAGACGGTGGTGTTCTCCTGGATTCTTTACAAGTCTCGCGCGGACCGGAACCGCATCAACAAGAAGGTGATGGCGGACCCCCGGATGAAGGTGCCCGACTCCATGCCCTTCGATTCGAAGCGCATGGTCTGGGGCGGCTTCAAGGCGCTGGTGCAGTTCTAG
- a CDS encoding Do family serine endopeptidase has product MACSLPSRRFLGALALLPAATLGFACGQAQALSSLNSTAPAPAAITTAAATTPSGVPVQPARFNPAAGTVTSLAPLVDSVKGSVVYVEVQSRPRRMSGMQGLPPGFAERFGLPPGMQGNSQPRQGLGSGFIIDANGTVLTNNHVVEDADVVRVKLQDGRSFEAEVLGRDPLTDVALLKLKGAPGNLPAVPLGDSDAVRVGDAVMAIGNPFGLDYSVSAGILSARARNIHAGPYDDFLQTDAAINPGNSGGPLFNMSGEVIGMNTAIIGGASGIGFAVPSNLIHALLPQLQETGVVRRGWLGLAIQDLTPELARALKVDANKGAVVAGVNRGGPGDRGGLKEEDIITAVGGRAVDSAGALTRAVALLKPDSRVKVELVRGGKPMTLDVMLGTRPAQRGEEEVTPRNAPSPTTRKLGLGLRDAEGLGAQITAVEPGSPAERAGLMPGMVLVQVGDGKVGSASEAANILSSAKSGAALLLRVRAPDSDSTVLRALEVP; this is encoded by the coding sequence ATGGCCTGCTCGCTCCCCTCTCGCCGCTTCCTTGGCGCCTTGGCCCTCCTTCCCGCCGCGACGCTGGGCTTCGCGTGTGGACAGGCACAGGCCCTGAGCTCCCTCAACAGCACCGCGCCCGCCCCCGCCGCCATCACCACGGCCGCCGCCACCACGCCGTCCGGCGTGCCCGTGCAGCCCGCGCGCTTCAACCCCGCGGCCGGCACCGTCACCTCGCTCGCGCCCCTGGTCGACTCGGTGAAGGGCTCCGTCGTCTACGTCGAGGTGCAGTCCCGCCCCCGCCGCATGTCGGGCATGCAGGGCCTGCCTCCCGGCTTCGCGGAGCGCTTCGGCCTGCCGCCTGGCATGCAAGGCAACTCGCAGCCCCGCCAGGGCCTGGGCTCGGGCTTCATCATCGACGCCAACGGCACGGTCCTCACCAACAACCACGTGGTGGAAGACGCGGACGTCGTGCGCGTGAAGCTGCAGGATGGGCGCTCGTTCGAGGCCGAGGTGCTGGGACGAGACCCGCTCACCGACGTGGCGCTGCTCAAGCTCAAGGGCGCGCCGGGCAACCTCCCGGCCGTGCCGCTGGGTGACTCGGACGCGGTGCGCGTGGGCGACGCGGTGATGGCCATCGGCAACCCGTTCGGCCTGGACTACAGCGTCAGCGCCGGCATCCTCTCCGCGCGCGCCCGCAACATCCACGCGGGCCCCTACGACGACTTCCTCCAGACGGACGCGGCCATCAACCCCGGCAACTCCGGCGGCCCGCTCTTCAACATGAGCGGCGAGGTCATCGGAATGAATACCGCCATCATCGGCGGCGCCAGCGGCATCGGCTTCGCCGTGCCCAGCAACCTCATCCACGCGCTGCTGCCCCAGCTCCAGGAGACCGGCGTGGTGCGCCGCGGCTGGCTGGGCCTGGCCATCCAGGACCTCACGCCCGAATTGGCGCGCGCCCTCAAGGTGGACGCCAACAAGGGCGCGGTGGTGGCCGGCGTCAACCGGGGCGGCCCTGGAGACCGGGGCGGCCTCAAGGAAGAGGACATCATCACCGCCGTCGGTGGCCGCGCGGTCGACTCCGCCGGAGCCCTCACCCGCGCCGTGGCGCTGCTCAAGCCCGACAGCCGCGTGAAGGTGGAGCTGGTGCGCGGCGGCAAGCCCATGACGCTGGACGTGATGCTCGGCACGCGTCCAGCCCAGCGCGGCGAGGAGGAGGTCACCCCGCGCAACGCGCCCTCGCCCACCACGCGCAAGCTGGGGTTGGGCCTGCGCGACGCGGAGGGGTTGGGCGCTCAAATCACCGCGGTGGAACCCGGCAGCCCCGCCGAGCGCGCCGGCCTGATGCCCGGCATGGTCCTGGTGCAGGTGGGTGACGGCAAGGTGGGCAGCGCCTCCGAGGCGGCCAACATCCTGTCCTCCGCGAAGTCCGGCGCCGCGCTGCTGTTGCGCGTGCGTGCCCCGGACTCCGACTCCACCGTCCTTCGCGCTCTGGAAGTTCCGTAG